One genomic segment of Gopherus flavomarginatus isolate rGopFla2 chromosome 11, rGopFla2.mat.asm, whole genome shotgun sequence includes these proteins:
- the LOC127030852 gene encoding olfactory receptor 1440-like, with amino-acid sequence MENQTNVAKFILLGISSDPQLQVFLFLVFLVIYVITLLGNMLIMLVIKIHLHLQSPMHFFLSHLSFVDICYSSTIVPKMLENFLAEKKTISANGCITQMFFIILSSGAEIFTLAAMAYDRYAAICDPLHYMETMKKRLCQQLVIGAWTIGFIDALVNTIPLLKLHFCGPSEINHFTCELPSLLVLSCTETFSNEVVLLSSIAIFGSSSFLLTLVSYIHIIATILRIHSMEGRRKAFSTCSSHLLIVILYFGTGSFRYVRPSSVSSEGLDILVSIQYSILTPMLNPIIYSLKNKEVKRAMVNMLKKAYVSHVT; translated from the coding sequence ATGGAGAATCAAACCAATGTGGCCAAATTTATTCTCTTAGGAATTTCCAGTGACCCACAGCTCCAGGTTTTCCTGTTCTTGGTATTTTTAGTTATTTATGTAATAACTTTACTGGGAAACATGCTTATCATGTTGGTGATAAAGATCCATCTTCATCTTCAATCACCCATGCACTTCTTTCTGTCCCATTTATCCTTTGTTGACATCTGCTATTCCTCCACTATTGTCCCCAAGATGCTGGAAAACTTCCTAGCAGAGAAGAAAACCATTTCTGCCAATGGCTGCATTACCCAAATGTTCTTTATTATTTTGTCATCTGGTGCTGAAATTTTCACTCTTGCAGCTATGGCTTATGACAGATATGCTGCCATATGTGACCCACTGCATTACATGGAAACAATGAAGAAACGACTCTGCCAACAGCTAGTGATAGGTGCATGGACCATTGGATTTATAGATGCTCTGGTAAATACTATTCCTCTGCTAAAATTACACTTCTGTGGTCCCAGTGAAATCAACCATTTCACCTGTGAGCTCCCTTCACTCTTGGTCTTGTCCTGCACTGAGACCTTCAGCAATGAAGTGGTGCTCCTTTCCTCCATTGCAATATTTGGATCCAGCTCCTTCCTGCTCACACTGGTTTCCTACATTCACATAATTGCCACCATCTTGAGAATACACTCCATGGAGGGCAGgcgtaaagccttctccacctgcagctcccaccttctCATTGTCATTTTATACTTTGGGACAGGTTCCTTTCGATATGTGAGACCCAGCTCAGTCTCCTCTGAGGGTCTGGATATTTTGGTCTCCATCCAGTACAGCATCTTgacccccatgttaaaccccattatctacagcctgaaaaacaaGGAGGTGAAAAGAGCCATGGTGAATATGTTGAAAAAAGCATATGTTTCTCATGTAACATAA